In a single window of the Ooceraea biroi isolate clonal line C1 chromosome 8, Obir_v5.4, whole genome shotgun sequence genome:
- the LOC105280769 gene encoding NPC intracellular cholesterol transporter 1 isoform X3 codes for MDKSEFPEEYLPIINNTMTKEPCIHKSLLKLWQKDGEENIDELTKAEILEDVTASLQNKKTKDILSDIAPLLAGVEYDENGRVKSASATILYWSLKKSNPHSPEWEVEFIEKVLHSNRTLPPGMEIYAVTLRSYQDMLHQVVNSNMTVLFCGMSLITIYVIVMIGRCNAMQQRIYLSLMGISVVGQALLSSYGICYYLGFSYGPVHPILPFLLLGIGVDDMFVIMQSLETLSEADKSLDIPARIAKSIQVSGMSITVTSFTNMVAFAIGMTTVMPFLRSFCMFAATGILFLYIYEITFFVSCLVYDERRLAAKKEGCCCRPRPNWRPNECSKRNLQRLIFENYVGPCVMRTWVKTIVLLITATLLCVNAWAIFQLEQNFDPLAYLNQESYPIRFDKKMKEHFPRYGKNVNIYLTGVDYYEDRQALFELVSALKQNPYINNRTLDPWFMAYEKWLETTGKVEYIEDKDEYYNILTEYLLFTVKGQAFIQDIKFDKLPFNDYNITTSQILVQHVPVSTTANQRRAMQSVRDIVKSVNFTKGYEYIAIHSLDYVSWASNTIIGEELNRNLSLEIVAVGIVTLVLLRNLLASFWVMCCVLFTLIDLLGSMYFLGITIEISSTIMILLCAGLAVDYAAHIGLEFIRSSGSRQERAITTICVIGPAVLNGGLSTFIAFVLLGFSQAYVFMTFFKLFTSVVLFGLFHGLLFLPVILSLLGPAERRQDVPQKAQAMQYHNGYYTVRLSQNGKDTEDALGK; via the exons ATGGATAAGTCAGAGTTTCCTGAAGAATACCTacctattataaataatacgatGACGAAGGAGCCCTGTATCCATAAGTCGCTCCTAAAGTTATGGCAAAAGGATGGCGAGGAGAATATCGACGAATTGACGAAGGCGGAGATACTAGAAGACGTTACCGCGAGCCTGCAAAATAA GAAAACCAAAGATATACTCTCCGATATCGCGCCGCTGCTGGCGGGCGTCGAGTACGACGAGAACGGCAGGGTGAAGAGTGCGAGCGCGACAATCCTCTACTGGTCGCTGAAGAAGTCGAATCCACACTCACCGGAATGGGAAGTGGAGTTCATCGAGAAAGTGTTGCACTCGAATCGCACTCTGCCGCCAGGCATGGAGATCTACGCGGTGACGTTGCGCAGCTATCAGGACATGCTGCACCAGGTGGTGAACAGCAACATGACTGTACTGTTCTGCGGCATGTCGCTCATCACGATCTACGTGATTGTGATGATTGGCCGTTGCAACGCGATGCAACAGCGGATATATCTGTCCCTGATGGGCATCTCCGTGGTCGGTCAGGCCCTCCTGTCTTCCTACGGGATCTGTTACTACTTGGGATTTTCCTACGGCCCGGTCCACCCGATTCTGCCGTTCCTGCTGCTCGGCATTGGCGTCGACGACATGTTCGTCATCATGCAAAGTCTGGAGACCTTGTCGGAAGCGGACAAGTCGTTGGATATCCCCGCCCGCATCGCGAAATCCATTCAAGTGTCAG GTATGTCAATTACCGTGACATCGTTTACCAACATGGTGGCCTTCGCCATCGGCATGACGACGGTGATGCCATTCCTGAGGTCTTTCTGCATGTTCGCCGCGACGGGCATACTGTTCCTGTACATTTACGAGATCACGTTCTTCGTCAGCTGCCTCGTGTACGACGAGAGGCGTTTGGCGGCGAAGAAAGAGGGCTGCTGCTGCCGGCCGCGTCCCAACTGGCGGCCGAACGAGTGCAGCAAGCGGAACCTTCAGCGGCTCATCTTCGAGAACTACGTCGGGCCCTGCGTGATGCGGACGTGGGTGAAGACGATCGTTCTACTGATCACCGCCACCCTGTTGTGCGTCAACGCGTGGGCGATATTCCAACTGGAGCAGAACTTCGACCCGCTCGCGTACCTGAACCAGGAGTCCTATCCCATACGCTTCGACAAGAAGATGAAGGAGCACTTTCCGCGATACGGCAAGAACGTCAATATATACCTCACCGGCGTGGACTACTACGAGGATCGCCAGGCGCTGTTCGAATTGGTGAGCGCGCTCAAGCAGAACCCGTACATCAACAATCGCACTCTCGACCCATGGTTCATGGCGTACGAGAAATGGCTGGAGACCACCGGCAAAG TGGAATACATCGAAGACAAGGACGAGtattacaatatacttacGGAATATCTGCTGTTCACGGTGAAGGGCCAAGCGTTCATCCAGGATATAAAGTTCGACAAACTGCCGTTCAACGATTACAACATTACA ACGTCGCAGATCCTGGTGCAGCATGTTCCCGTGAGCACGACGGCCAATCAGAGACGCGCTATGCAATCGGTTCGAGATATCGTGAAGTCGGTCAACTTCACGAAGGGCTACGAATACATTGCGATTCATTCGCTCGATTACGTTTCGTGGGCGTCGAACACG ATCATTGGCGAGGAACTGAACAGGAACTTGAGCCTCGAGATAGTGGCGGTTGGAATAGTGACGTTGGTGCTGCTCAGGAACCTACTCGCGTCGTTTTGGGTGATGTGCTGCGTCTTGTTCACCCTCATAGACCTTCTGGGCTCGATGTACTTCCTAGGAATAACCATCGAGATCTCGTCGACCATCATGATCCTGCTGTGCGCTGGACTGGCAGTCGATTACGCCGCGCACATCGGCCTGGAGTTCATACGCTCGAGTGGCAGTAGACAAG AGCGAGCGATAACGACAATCTGCGTGATTGGACCGGCAGTGTTGAACGGCGGCCTGAGCACATTCATTGCCTTCGttctgctcggtttcagccAGGCTTACGTCTTCATGACCTTCTTCAAA CTATTCACGTCCGTGGTGCTATTTGGATTGTTCCACGGACTGCTATTTCTACCGGTGATTCTGAGCCTACTGGGACCTGCCGAGAGGAGACAGGACGTGCCGCAAAAGGCTCAGGCTATGCAATATCACAACGGCTACTATACCGTCCGCCTATCTCAGAATGGGAAAG
- the LOC105280769 gene encoding patched domain-containing protein 3 isoform X1 has translation MEARGDGRPTTRRAASTSNDSRVRITWSRCKELLLDFHFNSDRIFHRIGLSIATKPWLWLIISLCLNLVCGFGLLLWKEEIDEVELYIPIGSIFRKDAAWAKEHFRDDLRHESILVTAPNVLDLEVLRSIKSIERDVKNIVINNNTWEDICAGYFTWFQENDKWETMDKSEFPEEYLPIINNTMTKEPCIHKSLLKLWQKDGEENIDELTKAEILEDVTASLQNKKTKDILSDIAPLLAGVEYDENGRVKSASATILYWSLKKSNPHSPEWEVEFIEKVLHSNRTLPPGMEIYAVTLRSYQDMLHQVVNSNMTVLFCGMSLITIYVIVMIGRCNAMQQRIYLSLMGISVVGQALLSSYGICYYLGFSYGPVHPILPFLLLGIGVDDMFVIMQSLETLSEADKSLDIPARIAKSIQVSGMSITVTSFTNMVAFAIGMTTVMPFLRSFCMFAATGILFLYIYEITFFVSCLVYDERRLAAKKEGCCCRPRPNWRPNECSKRNLQRLIFENYVGPCVMRTWVKTIVLLITATLLCVNAWAIFQLEQNFDPLAYLNQESYPIRFDKKMKEHFPRYGKNVNIYLTGVDYYEDRQALFELVSALKQNPYINNRTLDPWFMAYEKWLETTGKVEYIEDKDEYYNILTEYLLFTVKGQAFIQDIKFDKLPFNDYNITTSQILVQHVPVSTTANQRRAMQSVRDIVKSVNFTKGYEYIAIHSLDYVSWASNTIIGEELNRNLSLEIVAVGIVTLVLLRNLLASFWVMCCVLFTLIDLLGSMYFLGITIEISSTIMILLCAGLAVDYAAHIGLEFIRSSGSRQERAITTICVIGPAVLNGGLSTFIAFVLLGFSQAYVFMTFFKLFTSVVLFGLFHGLLFLPVILSLLGPAERRQDVPQKAQAMQYHNGYYTVRLSQNGKDTEDALGK, from the exons ATGGAGGCGCGCGGCGACGGCCGACCGACGACGAGGAGAGCCGCGTCCACGAGCAACGACAGTCGCGTACGGATCACGTGGAGCCGCTGCAAGGAGCTGCTGCTAGACTTTCACTTCAATTCCGACCGGATATTCCACCG GATCGGACTCAGCATAGCCACGAAGCCATGGCTATGGCTGATAATATCTCTGTGTCTAAACCTCGTCTGCGGGTTCGGACTGCTGCTTTGGAAAGAGGAAATCGATGAGGTTGAGCTCTACATCCCGATCGGCTCTATATTTCGCAAGGACGCCGCCTGGGCGAAGGAGCATTTCCGCGATGATCTCAGACACGAAAGTATCCTCGTCACCGCTCCCAACGTGTTGGATCTCGAAGTGCTGCGATCG ATCAAAAGCATCGAGAGAGACGTGAAAAATATagtgataaataataacacaTGGGAAGACATATGCGCCGG GTACTTCACGTGGTTTCAAGAGAACGACAAGTGGGAGACTATGGATAAGTCAGAGTTTCCTGAAGAATACCTacctattataaataatacgatGACGAAGGAGCCCTGTATCCATAAGTCGCTCCTAAAGTTATGGCAAAAGGATGGCGAGGAGAATATCGACGAATTGACGAAGGCGGAGATACTAGAAGACGTTACCGCGAGCCTGCAAAATAA GAAAACCAAAGATATACTCTCCGATATCGCGCCGCTGCTGGCGGGCGTCGAGTACGACGAGAACGGCAGGGTGAAGAGTGCGAGCGCGACAATCCTCTACTGGTCGCTGAAGAAGTCGAATCCACACTCACCGGAATGGGAAGTGGAGTTCATCGAGAAAGTGTTGCACTCGAATCGCACTCTGCCGCCAGGCATGGAGATCTACGCGGTGACGTTGCGCAGCTATCAGGACATGCTGCACCAGGTGGTGAACAGCAACATGACTGTACTGTTCTGCGGCATGTCGCTCATCACGATCTACGTGATTGTGATGATTGGCCGTTGCAACGCGATGCAACAGCGGATATATCTGTCCCTGATGGGCATCTCCGTGGTCGGTCAGGCCCTCCTGTCTTCCTACGGGATCTGTTACTACTTGGGATTTTCCTACGGCCCGGTCCACCCGATTCTGCCGTTCCTGCTGCTCGGCATTGGCGTCGACGACATGTTCGTCATCATGCAAAGTCTGGAGACCTTGTCGGAAGCGGACAAGTCGTTGGATATCCCCGCCCGCATCGCGAAATCCATTCAAGTGTCAG GTATGTCAATTACCGTGACATCGTTTACCAACATGGTGGCCTTCGCCATCGGCATGACGACGGTGATGCCATTCCTGAGGTCTTTCTGCATGTTCGCCGCGACGGGCATACTGTTCCTGTACATTTACGAGATCACGTTCTTCGTCAGCTGCCTCGTGTACGACGAGAGGCGTTTGGCGGCGAAGAAAGAGGGCTGCTGCTGCCGGCCGCGTCCCAACTGGCGGCCGAACGAGTGCAGCAAGCGGAACCTTCAGCGGCTCATCTTCGAGAACTACGTCGGGCCCTGCGTGATGCGGACGTGGGTGAAGACGATCGTTCTACTGATCACCGCCACCCTGTTGTGCGTCAACGCGTGGGCGATATTCCAACTGGAGCAGAACTTCGACCCGCTCGCGTACCTGAACCAGGAGTCCTATCCCATACGCTTCGACAAGAAGATGAAGGAGCACTTTCCGCGATACGGCAAGAACGTCAATATATACCTCACCGGCGTGGACTACTACGAGGATCGCCAGGCGCTGTTCGAATTGGTGAGCGCGCTCAAGCAGAACCCGTACATCAACAATCGCACTCTCGACCCATGGTTCATGGCGTACGAGAAATGGCTGGAGACCACCGGCAAAG TGGAATACATCGAAGACAAGGACGAGtattacaatatacttacGGAATATCTGCTGTTCACGGTGAAGGGCCAAGCGTTCATCCAGGATATAAAGTTCGACAAACTGCCGTTCAACGATTACAACATTACA ACGTCGCAGATCCTGGTGCAGCATGTTCCCGTGAGCACGACGGCCAATCAGAGACGCGCTATGCAATCGGTTCGAGATATCGTGAAGTCGGTCAACTTCACGAAGGGCTACGAATACATTGCGATTCATTCGCTCGATTACGTTTCGTGGGCGTCGAACACG ATCATTGGCGAGGAACTGAACAGGAACTTGAGCCTCGAGATAGTGGCGGTTGGAATAGTGACGTTGGTGCTGCTCAGGAACCTACTCGCGTCGTTTTGGGTGATGTGCTGCGTCTTGTTCACCCTCATAGACCTTCTGGGCTCGATGTACTTCCTAGGAATAACCATCGAGATCTCGTCGACCATCATGATCCTGCTGTGCGCTGGACTGGCAGTCGATTACGCCGCGCACATCGGCCTGGAGTTCATACGCTCGAGTGGCAGTAGACAAG AGCGAGCGATAACGACAATCTGCGTGATTGGACCGGCAGTGTTGAACGGCGGCCTGAGCACATTCATTGCCTTCGttctgctcggtttcagccAGGCTTACGTCTTCATGACCTTCTTCAAA CTATTCACGTCCGTGGTGCTATTTGGATTGTTCCACGGACTGCTATTTCTACCGGTGATTCTGAGCCTACTGGGACCTGCCGAGAGGAGACAGGACGTGCCGCAAAAGGCTCAGGCTATGCAATATCACAACGGCTACTATACCGTCCGCCTATCTCAGAATGGGAAAG
- the LOC105280769 gene encoding NPC intracellular cholesterol transporter 1 isoform X2 produces the protein MKIKSIERDVKNIVINNNTWEDICAGYFTWFQENDKWETMDKSEFPEEYLPIINNTMTKEPCIHKSLLKLWQKDGEENIDELTKAEILEDVTASLQNKKTKDILSDIAPLLAGVEYDENGRVKSASATILYWSLKKSNPHSPEWEVEFIEKVLHSNRTLPPGMEIYAVTLRSYQDMLHQVVNSNMTVLFCGMSLITIYVIVMIGRCNAMQQRIYLSLMGISVVGQALLSSYGICYYLGFSYGPVHPILPFLLLGIGVDDMFVIMQSLETLSEADKSLDIPARIAKSIQVSGMSITVTSFTNMVAFAIGMTTVMPFLRSFCMFAATGILFLYIYEITFFVSCLVYDERRLAAKKEGCCCRPRPNWRPNECSKRNLQRLIFENYVGPCVMRTWVKTIVLLITATLLCVNAWAIFQLEQNFDPLAYLNQESYPIRFDKKMKEHFPRYGKNVNIYLTGVDYYEDRQALFELVSALKQNPYINNRTLDPWFMAYEKWLETTGKVEYIEDKDEYYNILTEYLLFTVKGQAFIQDIKFDKLPFNDYNITTSQILVQHVPVSTTANQRRAMQSVRDIVKSVNFTKGYEYIAIHSLDYVSWASNTIIGEELNRNLSLEIVAVGIVTLVLLRNLLASFWVMCCVLFTLIDLLGSMYFLGITIEISSTIMILLCAGLAVDYAAHIGLEFIRSSGSRQERAITTICVIGPAVLNGGLSTFIAFVLLGFSQAYVFMTFFKLFTSVVLFGLFHGLLFLPVILSLLGPAERRQDVPQKAQAMQYHNGYYTVRLSQNGKDTEDALGK, from the exons ATGAAG ATCAAAAGCATCGAGAGAGACGTGAAAAATATagtgataaataataacacaTGGGAAGACATATGCGCCGG GTACTTCACGTGGTTTCAAGAGAACGACAAGTGGGAGACTATGGATAAGTCAGAGTTTCCTGAAGAATACCTacctattataaataatacgatGACGAAGGAGCCCTGTATCCATAAGTCGCTCCTAAAGTTATGGCAAAAGGATGGCGAGGAGAATATCGACGAATTGACGAAGGCGGAGATACTAGAAGACGTTACCGCGAGCCTGCAAAATAA GAAAACCAAAGATATACTCTCCGATATCGCGCCGCTGCTGGCGGGCGTCGAGTACGACGAGAACGGCAGGGTGAAGAGTGCGAGCGCGACAATCCTCTACTGGTCGCTGAAGAAGTCGAATCCACACTCACCGGAATGGGAAGTGGAGTTCATCGAGAAAGTGTTGCACTCGAATCGCACTCTGCCGCCAGGCATGGAGATCTACGCGGTGACGTTGCGCAGCTATCAGGACATGCTGCACCAGGTGGTGAACAGCAACATGACTGTACTGTTCTGCGGCATGTCGCTCATCACGATCTACGTGATTGTGATGATTGGCCGTTGCAACGCGATGCAACAGCGGATATATCTGTCCCTGATGGGCATCTCCGTGGTCGGTCAGGCCCTCCTGTCTTCCTACGGGATCTGTTACTACTTGGGATTTTCCTACGGCCCGGTCCACCCGATTCTGCCGTTCCTGCTGCTCGGCATTGGCGTCGACGACATGTTCGTCATCATGCAAAGTCTGGAGACCTTGTCGGAAGCGGACAAGTCGTTGGATATCCCCGCCCGCATCGCGAAATCCATTCAAGTGTCAG GTATGTCAATTACCGTGACATCGTTTACCAACATGGTGGCCTTCGCCATCGGCATGACGACGGTGATGCCATTCCTGAGGTCTTTCTGCATGTTCGCCGCGACGGGCATACTGTTCCTGTACATTTACGAGATCACGTTCTTCGTCAGCTGCCTCGTGTACGACGAGAGGCGTTTGGCGGCGAAGAAAGAGGGCTGCTGCTGCCGGCCGCGTCCCAACTGGCGGCCGAACGAGTGCAGCAAGCGGAACCTTCAGCGGCTCATCTTCGAGAACTACGTCGGGCCCTGCGTGATGCGGACGTGGGTGAAGACGATCGTTCTACTGATCACCGCCACCCTGTTGTGCGTCAACGCGTGGGCGATATTCCAACTGGAGCAGAACTTCGACCCGCTCGCGTACCTGAACCAGGAGTCCTATCCCATACGCTTCGACAAGAAGATGAAGGAGCACTTTCCGCGATACGGCAAGAACGTCAATATATACCTCACCGGCGTGGACTACTACGAGGATCGCCAGGCGCTGTTCGAATTGGTGAGCGCGCTCAAGCAGAACCCGTACATCAACAATCGCACTCTCGACCCATGGTTCATGGCGTACGAGAAATGGCTGGAGACCACCGGCAAAG TGGAATACATCGAAGACAAGGACGAGtattacaatatacttacGGAATATCTGCTGTTCACGGTGAAGGGCCAAGCGTTCATCCAGGATATAAAGTTCGACAAACTGCCGTTCAACGATTACAACATTACA ACGTCGCAGATCCTGGTGCAGCATGTTCCCGTGAGCACGACGGCCAATCAGAGACGCGCTATGCAATCGGTTCGAGATATCGTGAAGTCGGTCAACTTCACGAAGGGCTACGAATACATTGCGATTCATTCGCTCGATTACGTTTCGTGGGCGTCGAACACG ATCATTGGCGAGGAACTGAACAGGAACTTGAGCCTCGAGATAGTGGCGGTTGGAATAGTGACGTTGGTGCTGCTCAGGAACCTACTCGCGTCGTTTTGGGTGATGTGCTGCGTCTTGTTCACCCTCATAGACCTTCTGGGCTCGATGTACTTCCTAGGAATAACCATCGAGATCTCGTCGACCATCATGATCCTGCTGTGCGCTGGACTGGCAGTCGATTACGCCGCGCACATCGGCCTGGAGTTCATACGCTCGAGTGGCAGTAGACAAG AGCGAGCGATAACGACAATCTGCGTGATTGGACCGGCAGTGTTGAACGGCGGCCTGAGCACATTCATTGCCTTCGttctgctcggtttcagccAGGCTTACGTCTTCATGACCTTCTTCAAA CTATTCACGTCCGTGGTGCTATTTGGATTGTTCCACGGACTGCTATTTCTACCGGTGATTCTGAGCCTACTGGGACCTGCCGAGAGGAGACAGGACGTGCCGCAAAAGGCTCAGGCTATGCAATATCACAACGGCTACTATACCGTCCGCCTATCTCAGAATGGGAAAG